In Deltaproteobacteria bacterium, a single genomic region encodes these proteins:
- a CDS encoding OsmC family peroxiredoxin, whose translation MQSRAQAVWEGELMSGKGRVSSRTSGVLRDAGLSWKSRTESAGANTTPEELLAAAHASCFAMALSHGLAQSGKPPQKLDVTATVTFGPKQGGGFSVEESALEVRGSVQGVDAAAFQKAAEAAKDGCPISQALKNNVKLSVKAQLG comes from the coding sequence ATGCAGAGCAGAGCGCAAGCGGTCTGGGAAGGCGAACTGATGTCCGGGAAGGGGCGGGTCAGCTCGCGGACGAGCGGCGTGCTCCGCGACGCCGGGCTGTCCTGGAAATCGCGCACGGAGTCGGCGGGCGCGAACACCACGCCCGAGGAGCTGCTGGCCGCGGCGCACGCGAGCTGCTTCGCGATGGCGCTGTCGCACGGACTCGCGCAGTCCGGGAAGCCGCCGCAGAAGCTGGATGTGACCGCGACCGTCACCTTCGGCCCCAAACAGGGCGGCGGTTTCTCGGTCGAGGAAAGTGCGCTCGAAGTGCGCGGTTCGGTCCAGGGCGTGGATGCGGCCGCTTTCCAGAAGGCGGCCGAGGCGGCGAAGGACGGTTGCCCCATCTCGCAGGCGCTCAAGAACAACGTCAAGCTGTCGGTCAAGGCCCAGCTCGGCTGA
- a CDS encoding PA0069 family radical SAM protein: MKPISNPPNPWSTTEVEYLEQAPPARLEVYEDHTREILAHNDSPDVGFSWSVNPYRGCFHACAYCYARPTHEYLGLGAGTDFERKITVKPDAPRLLREAFDRRSWQGELVVFSGVTDCYQPLEASYRLTRGCLEVCAEYRNPVGIITKSPLIERDLDVLQELHRNARVSVSVSVPIWDREHAHAIEPYVATPRRRMKTIERLAAAGLKVGVNVAPVIPGLSDADIPRILEAAHAAGARRAGFVFLRLPGSVKQVFELRLRESLPLRADRVLNRVRDARGGKLYDSRWGVRGRGEGTYAEAARALFDATVKRLGMNEGFHCDEDAPTFRRPGRGNQLPLL, encoded by the coding sequence CTGAAGCCGATCTCGAACCCTCCCAACCCGTGGTCCACCACCGAGGTCGAGTACCTCGAGCAGGCCCCGCCCGCGCGCCTCGAGGTCTACGAAGATCACACGCGCGAGATCCTCGCGCACAACGACAGTCCCGATGTCGGCTTCAGCTGGAGCGTCAACCCGTACCGGGGGTGCTTCCACGCCTGTGCTTATTGCTACGCCAGGCCGACGCACGAGTATCTCGGGCTCGGTGCTGGCACCGACTTCGAGCGGAAGATCACGGTCAAACCGGACGCGCCGCGCCTGTTGCGCGAGGCGTTCGACCGACGATCGTGGCAGGGAGAGCTGGTCGTCTTCTCCGGCGTCACAGATTGCTACCAACCGCTCGAGGCGAGCTATCGCCTCACCCGCGGCTGCCTGGAAGTCTGCGCCGAGTATCGCAATCCGGTGGGCATCATCACCAAGTCGCCGCTGATCGAGCGCGACCTCGACGTGCTGCAGGAGCTCCACCGGAACGCGCGCGTCTCGGTGAGCGTGAGCGTCCCGATCTGGGATCGCGAGCACGCCCATGCTATCGAGCCGTACGTCGCGACGCCGCGGCGGCGGATGAAGACCATCGAGCGTCTCGCGGCGGCGGGACTGAAGGTCGGCGTGAACGTCGCACCGGTGATCCCGGGACTCTCCGATGCGGACATCCCCCGGATCCTCGAAGCGGCGCACGCCGCGGGAGCGCGACGGGCCGGATTCGTCTTCCTTCGGCTGCCAGGATCGGTGAAGCAGGTGTTCGAGCTGAGGCTGCGGGAATCGCTCCCGTTGCGCGCCGATCGCGTGCTCAACCGTGTGCGCGATGCGCGCGGCGGCAAGCTGTACGACTCGCGCTGGGGCGTCCGGGGCCGAGGAGAAGGAACGTATGCCGAGGCGGCGCGCGCGCTGTTCGACGCGACAGTGAAGCGGCTCGGGATGAACGAAGGCTTTCACTGCGACGAAGACGCGCCGACGTTCCGCCGGCCGGGGCGCGGAAATCAGCTGCCGCTTCTGTAA
- a CDS encoding glycogen/starch/alpha-glucan phosphorylase — protein sequence MNRPVRATAPNEAAALLHSFTNHLLYSLAKDQYSATELDRYMSLALTIRDRLIERWISTQQRYYRKDAKRIYYLSAEFLMGRALANNLINLGLYDTTRDAMKMLNLDLGDVLEQEVDAGLGNGGLGRLAACFLDSMATLDIPGYGYGIRYEFGMFDQEIKDGWQVEKPDEWLRLGNPWEIARPEYGVPVRFGGHTEEHAEDHGRLRVHWTGGEQVVGMPYDTPIAGYGCNTVNTMRLWRARASSDFDLRYFNEGDYEKAVLDKNRSETISKVLYPSDVKVFGKELRLKQQYFFVACSLHDIVRRHLVAFPTLENFPEKVAIQLNDTHPAIAIPELMRILVDEHSIAWEKAWEMTQASIGYTNHTLLTEALETWPVELFQRLLPRHLAIIYEINRRFLRQVMSRYPYDEARLARMSVVDDGNGTLESKRIRMAYLAVVGSHSVNGVAALHTELLKANLLHDFHEMWPERFHNVTNGVTPRRWLLAANPLLADAITTRIGDGWITQLDQLGKLAEHADDPAFRSEVRGIKQRNKEHLARYIEAEYRVSIDRASMFDVQVKRLHEYKRQLLNLLHVVALYLRLKKNPDLQMVPRTFIFGGKSAPAYATAKLIIKLINSVASVVNADPQMNGKLRVVFLANYRVSLAERIFPASDLSEQISTAGKEASGTGNMKFALNGALTIGTLDGANIEIRDEVGADNFFLFGLTAQQVSDLQRRGYRPREYYDKNAELKAVLDLIASGFFEPEHPDVFKPLVQSLLEQDTYMLLADFQSYADCQERVDKAFLDPDQWTRMAILNIAKMGKFSSDRSISEYAENIWKIRGVPG from the coding sequence ATGAATCGCCCGGTCCGCGCCACCGCTCCGAACGAAGCGGCGGCCCTGCTGCACTCGTTCACCAACCACCTGCTCTACTCGCTGGCGAAGGATCAGTACTCGGCGACGGAGCTGGATCGATACATGTCGCTGGCGCTGACCATCCGCGACCGCCTGATCGAGCGCTGGATCAGCACGCAGCAGCGCTACTACCGCAAGGACGCAAAGCGCATTTACTACCTCTCGGCCGAGTTCCTGATGGGCCGGGCGCTCGCGAACAACCTGATCAACCTCGGGCTCTACGACACCACGCGCGACGCGATGAAGATGCTGAACCTCGACCTCGGCGACGTGCTCGAGCAGGAGGTCGACGCGGGGCTCGGCAACGGCGGCCTGGGACGGCTCGCTGCATGCTTCCTCGACTCGATGGCCACCCTCGACATTCCCGGGTACGGATACGGCATCCGCTACGAGTTCGGGATGTTCGACCAGGAGATCAAGGACGGCTGGCAGGTGGAGAAGCCGGACGAGTGGCTCCGGCTCGGCAACCCCTGGGAGATCGCGCGACCGGAGTACGGCGTCCCGGTGCGCTTCGGTGGGCACACCGAGGAGCACGCCGAGGACCACGGGCGGCTCCGGGTGCACTGGACCGGGGGCGAGCAGGTGGTGGGGATGCCGTACGACACGCCCATCGCGGGTTACGGGTGCAATACCGTCAATACGATGCGGCTGTGGCGCGCGCGCGCCAGCTCGGATTTCGATCTCCGCTACTTCAACGAGGGCGACTACGAGAAGGCGGTACTGGACAAGAACCGCTCCGAGACCATCTCCAAGGTCCTCTATCCCAGCGACGTGAAGGTGTTCGGCAAGGAGCTGCGCCTCAAGCAGCAGTACTTCTTCGTCGCCTGCTCGCTGCACGACATCGTCCGCCGTCACCTCGTCGCCTTTCCCACCCTGGAGAACTTCCCCGAGAAGGTGGCAATCCAGCTCAACGATACGCACCCCGCCATCGCCATCCCCGAGCTGATGCGCATCCTGGTGGACGAGCACTCCATCGCCTGGGAGAAGGCGTGGGAAATGACGCAGGCGAGCATCGGGTACACCAACCACACCCTGCTCACCGAGGCGTTGGAGACGTGGCCGGTGGAGCTCTTCCAACGGCTTCTGCCGCGGCACCTCGCCATCATCTACGAGATCAACCGTCGCTTCCTGCGACAGGTGATGAGCCGGTACCCGTACGACGAAGCCCGGCTTGCGCGGATGTCGGTGGTCGACGACGGCAACGGCACGCTGGAGAGCAAGCGCATCCGGATGGCGTATCTGGCGGTGGTCGGCTCGCACAGCGTGAACGGCGTGGCGGCGCTGCATACGGAGCTCTTGAAGGCGAACCTGCTGCACGACTTCCACGAGATGTGGCCGGAGCGCTTCCACAACGTCACCAACGGCGTGACGCCGCGCCGCTGGCTGCTCGCCGCCAATCCGCTCCTGGCCGACGCGATCACCACGCGGATCGGCGACGGCTGGATCACGCAGCTCGACCAGCTCGGCAAGCTGGCCGAGCATGCCGACGACCCGGCGTTTCGCAGCGAAGTGCGGGGGATCAAGCAGCGGAACAAGGAGCATCTCGCGCGTTACATCGAGGCCGAGTACCGGGTGTCGATCGATCGCGCTTCGATGTTCGACGTCCAGGTGAAGCGGCTGCACGAGTACAAGCGGCAGCTCCTCAACCTGCTGCACGTCGTCGCGCTCTATCTGCGGTTGAAGAAGAATCCGGATCTGCAGATGGTGCCCCGGACCTTCATCTTCGGCGGCAAGTCGGCGCCCGCGTATGCAACGGCGAAGCTGATCATCAAGCTGATCAACTCCGTCGCTTCGGTGGTGAACGCGGATCCGCAGATGAACGGAAAACTGCGCGTGGTTTTCCTCGCCAACTACCGGGTCTCGCTGGCGGAGCGCATCTTCCCCGCATCCGACCTCTCGGAGCAGATCTCCACCGCCGGCAAGGAGGCCAGCGGCACCGGCAACATGAAGTTCGCCCTGAACGGAGCGCTCACCATCGGGACGCTGGACGGGGCGAACATCGAGATCCGCGACGAGGTCGGCGCGGACAACTTCTTCCTCTTCGGGTTGACCGCGCAGCAGGTGTCCGACCTGCAGCGGCGCGGCTACCGGCCGCGCGAGTACTACGACAAGAACGCGGAGCTGAAGGCCGTGCTCGACCTGATCGCCTCCGGCTTCTTCGAGCCCGAGCATCCCGACGTGTTCAAGCCCCTCGTGCAGTCCTTGCTCGAGCAGGATACGTACATGCTGCTGGCGGACTTCCAGTCCTATGCGGACTGCCAGGAGCGCGTCGACAAGGCGTTCCTCGATCCGGACCAGTGGACGCGCATGGCGATCCTCAACATCGCCAAGATGGGGAAGTTCTCCTCGGACCGGAGCATCAGCGAGTACGCGGAGAACATCTGGAAGATCCGGGGCGTGCCGGGGTAG
- the cyaY gene encoding iron donor protein CyaY gives MDEKEFGRRAAETLRKLDDALRDVDGVESDLAADILTLEFEDGAKFVVNSHSAAQQIWMSANMQAWHFGWDDAAKCWRDSRSRVELFSELGKLVSEKLAQAVTLRS, from the coding sequence ATGGATGAAAAGGAGTTCGGCCGCCGCGCGGCGGAAACGTTGCGAAAGCTCGACGACGCGCTGCGGGACGTGGACGGAGTAGAGTCGGATCTGGCCGCAGACATCCTGACGCTGGAGTTCGAGGACGGGGCGAAGTTCGTCGTGAACTCGCACTCGGCGGCGCAGCAGATCTGGATGTCGGCGAACATGCAGGCCTGGCACTTTGGGTGGGACGATGCGGCGAAGTGCTGGCGTGACTCCCGGTCGCGGGTGGAGCTGTTCAGCGAGCTCGGGAAGCTGGTCAGCGAGAAGTTGGCCCAGGCGGTGACGCTGCGGTCCTGA
- a CDS encoding GNAT family N-acetyltransferase produces MIVIRKAEPRDVPQMLAFIHELAKYERLPQEVVATQEDLLRDGFGEQPRYFCLVAEWNGAPAGFAFYFHTYSTWVGRWGIYLEDLFVTPHLRGKGIGKALLVELARIAVREKCGRVNWQVLDWNTPAINFYRGLGAKMLSDWETFRLAGDALERLARDG; encoded by the coding sequence ATGATCGTCATCCGGAAGGCTGAGCCTCGCGACGTCCCGCAGATGCTCGCATTCATCCACGAGCTGGCAAAGTACGAGCGGTTACCACAGGAGGTGGTGGCGACGCAGGAGGACCTCCTCCGGGACGGCTTCGGCGAGCAACCTCGTTACTTCTGCCTGGTGGCGGAATGGAACGGAGCGCCGGCGGGCTTCGCCTTCTATTTCCACACCTACTCGACCTGGGTCGGGCGCTGGGGAATCTACCTCGAGGATCTCTTCGTCACGCCCCACCTCCGCGGGAAGGGTATCGGGAAGGCGTTGCTGGTCGAGCTGGCGCGGATCGCGGTGCGGGAGAAGTGCGGCCGGGTGAACTGGCAAGTGCTGGACTGGAACACGCCGGCGATCAACTTCTACCGCGGCCTCGGTGCGAAGATGCTGTCCGACTGGGAGACGTTCCGGCTGGCCGGCGACGCCCTGGAAAGGCTGGCGCGCGATGGATGA
- a CDS encoding endonuclease: MEQEHTLAGVPLRIVSYNVRYFGHALRGLASTRGSKRAIADALATLDPAADIICLQEVETFSLRSSLVFRRSHRTETQLESFMAELERAFERRPPPFPYDAFYFRAHVNRIGNTPLQSMGLAILVHRYRIRIDTHNCESPHDITYHHVLRWKDRKQTRICAHMKLVGPRGKPFHIFNTHLSLPTPFSREFWTTSQRMGFGVNQLHEAKTLAAFIHRHAGDEPFIVCGDFNSLPDSPVYRFLTDDCGLVGVQKHLRQIDRDPRDFPTAGFMRLRMHLDHLFSSPLVNWLDLEGTCRFGDRSSPFWGKSDHVPLIGRFDL, encoded by the coding sequence ATGGAGCAGGAACATACACTCGCGGGCGTGCCCCTGCGCATCGTGAGCTACAACGTCCGCTACTTCGGACATGCGCTCCGTGGCCTCGCCAGCACGCGAGGAAGCAAGCGCGCCATCGCGGATGCGTTGGCCACGCTCGACCCCGCCGCCGACATCATCTGCCTGCAGGAAGTGGAGACGTTCTCGCTGCGCAGCAGCCTGGTCTTCCGCCGATCACATCGGACGGAGACGCAGCTCGAGTCGTTCATGGCCGAGCTGGAACGCGCTTTCGAGCGACGGCCGCCGCCCTTTCCCTATGACGCATTCTACTTCCGGGCCCACGTGAACCGTATCGGCAACACGCCGCTGCAGAGCATGGGGCTCGCCATCCTCGTGCACCGCTACCGCATCCGGATCGACACCCACAACTGCGAAAGCCCGCACGACATCACCTATCACCACGTGCTCCGCTGGAAGGACCGCAAGCAGACGCGGATCTGCGCCCACATGAAACTGGTCGGACCGCGCGGGAAGCCGTTCCACATCTTCAATACGCACCTGTCGCTGCCCACGCCGTTCTCACGCGAGTTCTGGACGACCTCGCAAAGGATGGGATTCGGCGTGAATCAGCTGCACGAGGCCAAGACGCTGGCCGCTTTCATCCACCGGCACGCCGGAGACGAGCCGTTCATCGTCTGCGGCGACTTCAATTCGCTGCCCGACTCGCCGGTATACCGCTTTCTCACCGACGATTGCGGCCTGGTAGGCGTGCAGAAGCACCTGCGGCAGATTGACCGCGACCCCCGCGATTTCCCCACCGCCGGCTTCATGAGGCTGCGCATGCACCTCGATCATCTCTTCTCGAGCCCCCTCGTGAACTGGCTCGATCTGGAAGGTACGTGCCGTTTCGGCGATCGCTCGAGCCCCTTCTGGGGAAAGAGCGACCACGTGCCGCTGATCGGGCGCTTCGACCTTTGA